One window from the genome of Leishmania donovani BPK282A1 complete genome, chromosome 5 encodes:
- a CDS encoding ubiquitin-conjugating enzyme, putative, whose product MSYASSAIKRLSNEYRRLQKPENRVREYYIAPLEENIFEWHFTLRGPGGDDNSLPYKDGIYHGALIFSRSYPLEPPDILFFTRSGRFAVREKICSTISSYHKELWQPTYDIALTLTALRHFMAQEDEFGVGAFPKSMIALETKEVWAKETWSFTCSTCGMATKDVWETQMKMYPETSPEKEAQVPKLPPPPPAAPAASATAKPEDAGEKQDAPDTASSPAPPPSASPSSTLSPSPAAADASETAAKAAAAPDAPQSHNAPKGTPSSPAFASTAVGATAPQSPTPGVHDTLHTPSPAGHERTAKSGASIKEEGAMSEDDDALSCFTDVSPARVVRAPVMAVPPPPPPAAAEPDRLYDMHLESLVRDTPRSEAGLAAAAAADATPPVTSAVADGVVAADVAGASASPLSTAVAAVAPPQFAQRVVFGVNIMEVSISLRLLDRAIIVSFLFVVLILLRRGLCGLLMS is encoded by the coding sequence ATGTCGTACGCGTCCTCCGCCATCAAGCGGCTCAGCAACGAGTACCGCCGCCTGCAGAAGCCTGAGAACCGCGTGCGCGAGTACTACATCGCGCCACTGGAGGAAAACATTTTCGAATGGCACTTCACGCTGCGTGGCCCCGGTGGGGACGACAACTCGCTTCCGTACAAGGACGGCATCTACCACGGCGCCCTCATCTTCTCCCGCTCCTACCCGCTGGAGCCGCCAGACATTCTCTTCTTTACCCGCAGTGGTCGCTTCGCTGTGCGTGAGAAGATCTGCTCGACTATCAGCAGCTACCACAAGGAGCTGTGGCAGCCGACGTACGACATTGCGCTGACAttgacggcgctgcggcattTTATGGCCCAGGAGGACGAGTTCGGCGTTGGCGCCTTCCCAAAAAGCATGATTGCACTCGAAACGAAGGAGGTGTGGGCCAAAGAAACGTGGTCGTTCACGTGCAGCACGTGCGGGATGGCGACGAAGGACGTGTGGGAGACGCAGATGAAAATGTACCCGGAAACCTCgccagagaaagaggcgcaggtgccgaagctgccaccaccaccacccgcagcccccgctgccagcgccacggcgaaGCCCGAGGACGCAGGAGAAAAGCAAGACGCTCCAGATaccgcgtcgtcgcccgcccctcccccgtccgcctccccctcttccacgctgtcgccgtcgcccgctgccgcggatGCGAGTGAGACAGCTGCCAAAGCCGCAGCCGCCCCAGACGCACCACAGAGCCACAATGCCCCCAAGGGCACGCCATCTTCACCGGCGTTCGCGTCAACGGCAGTGGGTGCGACCGCGCCCCAGTCACCTACACCAGGCGTCCATGACACACTGCACACGCCCAGCCCAGCGGGGCACGAGCGCACAGCGAAGAGCGGCGCCTCCataaaggaggagggggcgatgAGCGAAGATGACGACGCGCTTTCCTGCTTCACCGACGTGAGTCCTGCTCGAGTCGTGCGAGCGCCGGTGATGGCTGtacctccaccaccaccaccagcagcggcagagcctGACCGCCTCTACGACATGCACCTCGAGTCCCTAGTACGCGATACTCCTCGGAGTGAAGCGGggctcgccgcagcagcagccgcagacgcgACGCCACCGGTGACAAGCGCTGTGGCAGACGGCGTTGTTGCAGCTGATGTGGCAGGGGCGTCGGCTTCTCCTCTTTCAAcagctgttgctgcggtCGCGCCGCCACAAtttgcgcagcgcgtcgtctTTGGAGTGAACATCATGGAAGTGTCGATATCGCTACGCCTTCTCGATCGCGCCATCATCGTCAGCTTCCTCTTTGTTGTACTGATCCTGCTGCGTCGTGGCCTCTGCGGTCTGCTAATGAGCTAG
- a CDS encoding glutaminyl cyclase, putative, with the protein MQHQSLAARRRDRRLARRDESAFWCRLLKRCLPCRALRWKSVHATSRTRRILMGILLCLIATLIFLIGLVVCLTWKSNRSNTPLEPAAAQSTHAPRVPPEVGVHDPWAEDPVDVAVIRQREEAMVRKWRENGFRPTYWEVERRTLPRLTKRALESWFEHGRRAAASATAVDVAEDVLTAHAWDAVDGGDADADLFDSLAFLYPPAQQRQYYRAAMDAILRQGPRVGGTKRDALLHHLVDEGLGRRRYDAARHAYHPAPPHLSPRGKELLEKAAASWPDAPHLAAAQQDEVAGREPGWRWSLSWDNFTADIPIRIEGSSRVEMQNLVFQFPGGSQFRRKQAAAASAAASGAKDALDEFVGGVPNRRRTRADDRKEVLEAEYHPADMTGETVYTQENFLQWAQDGVPFNPRPALERGVPGTRVVLSPDAKGARVPLKPSLSAQAAEPATQQPMKHAVLAAHWDSKYFADLPFLAACDSAMPVVFLLRTIKNIAVLTDVAEALTESYKAERSGALGGDAAAAVPGLTSTFRNATTEAEVRERLASLLSPAHHALLYQYFFARPYSVGDEQQNLVAAGMRNHPTKVEVDVRTWLDWVQHLPIISVILFDGEEAYKHWSGDDNTYGSRHLAQRWRSTPSVMRTRYAEGPQSLYDSVDLFALYDLMGPAGTTFSNMYPTQSGIFYAGLSQREWELRHRAMKHSSAISAELLWRYHEATALPPAEARGKTDPFLRLLGPSPHEAVASINTAYTRRLLANNASRPSVASLPRSWLMYGSPHEMLTLHSVARTTHDVRFVENFDQLRVYDRLDREIAAESSFDAERYLNTINHNIFFSPSQQEDLRRNRDVFVAEDDHKHWLDTQRVLHLIPVPFPKSWHTANDDGSNVHDGTSTDLSGLLWSTVLELGDYWTRKE; encoded by the coding sequence ATGCAGCATCAATCCCTGGCGGCTCGGCGGCGGGACCGCAGGCTGGCCCGCAGGGACGAATCTGCGTTTTGGTGCAGGCTGCTGAAGCGGTGCCTACCCTGTCGTGCCCTGCGATGGAAGAGCGTTCACGCGACGAGCCGCACCAGGCGCATCCTCATGGGCATCCTGCTCTGCCTCATCGCCACCCTCATCTTCCTCATTGGTCTTGTGGTGTGTCTCACCTGGAAGAGCAACCGCAGCAACACCCCACTCGagcctgccgcggcgcagtcgACGCACGCGCCTCGGGTGCCACCAGAGGTGGGTGTGCACGACCCTTGGGCCGAAGACCccgtcgacgtcgccgttATCcggcagcgggaggaggcgatggtTCGGAAGTGGAGAGAGAACGGCTTTCGCCCTACCTACTGGGAGGTCGAGCGACGCACCCTACCGCGACTAACGAAGAGGGCCTTGGAGTCGTGGTTTGAGCACGGaaggcgcgcggcggcgtccgccacggcggtggaTGTTGCAGAGGATGTGCTGACGGCGCATGCCTGGGACGctgtcgacggcggcgacgcagacgccgaCCTCTTTGACAGCCTCGCCTTTCTCTACCCAccagcgcagcagaggcagtACTACCGCGCGGCGATGGACGCGATTCTGCGTCAGGGCCCTCGCGTCGGAGGCACGAAGCGCGACGCCCTTCTCCATCACTTAGTCGATGAGGGACTCGGACGTCGACGGTACGACGCTGCACGGCACGCCTACCacccagcaccgccgcacctcAGCCCGCGTGGGAAGGAACTGCTGGAAAAGGCAGCCGCCTCGTGGCCAGATGCACCGCACCtggctgccgcgcagcaagACGAGGTTGCGGGCCGTGAACCGGGATGGCGGTGGTCCCTGAGCTGGGACAACTTCACGGCCGACATTCCAATACGCATCGAGGGCAGCTCGCGCGTCGAGATGCAGAACCTCGTCTTTCAGTTCCCCGGCGGGTCGCAGTTTCGTCGCAAGCaggccgcagccgcatcagcggcagcatctgGTGCAAAGGATGCACTCGACGAGTTCGTCGGTGGCGTGCCAAACCGCCGGCGCACCCGCGCTGACGATCGCAAGGAGGTACTCGAAGCTGAATACCACCCGGCCGACATGACAGGAGAGACCGTCTACACACAGGAGAACTTCCTGCAGTGGGCACAGGACGGCGTCCCGTTTAACCCTCGCCCTGCGCTGGAGCGCGGGGTGCCTGGCACGCGGGTCGTCCTGTCACCGGATGCGAAGGGGGCGCGGGTGCCGCTGAAGCCGAGTCTGTCCGCGCAGGCCGCCGAaccggcgacgcagcagcccaTGAAGCACGCCGTGCTTGCCGCACACTGGGACTCGAAGTACTTCGCAGacctccccttcctcgccgcctGCGACTCCGCCATGCCGGTGGTGTTCCTCCTGCGGACCATCAAGAACATCGCCGTTTTGACCGATGTGGCGGAGGCGTTGACGGAGTCGTACAAGGCCGAGCGGTCTGGCGCATtgggcggcgacgcggccgccgccgttccCGGGCTCACGAGCACGTTCCGCAACGCCACGACGGAGGCTGAAGTGAGAGAGCGGCTGGCGTCACTCCTCTCACCAGCCCATCATGCGCTCCTGTACCAGTACTTCTTCGCGCGCCCCTACAGCGTCGGCGATGAGCAACAGAACTTAGTAGCGGCAGGTATGCGAAACCATCCGACAAAGGTGGAGGTAGACGTACGCACGTGGCTGGACTGGGTGCAGCACCTGCCCATCATCTCCGTCATCCTCttcgacggcgaggaggcgtaCAAGCACTGGTCTGGGGACGACAACACGTATGGGTCGCGGCAcctggcgcagcggtggcgcagcaccccCTCCGTGATGCGGACGCGCTACGCTGAGGGCCCACAGTCCCTCTACGACTCGGTCGACCTCTTTGCCCTCTACGACCTCATGGGCCCGGCAGGGACAACGTTCAGCAATATGTACCCGACGCAGAGCGGCATCTTCTACGCGGGGCTATCGCAGCGCGAGTGGGAGCTTCGCCATCGAGCGATGAAACACAGCTCGGCGATCTCCGCGGAGCTCCTGTGGCGGTACCACGAGGCCACCGCAttgccgccggcggaggcgcgcgggAAGACAGACCCctttctccgcctcctcggcccctCACCACATGAAGCAGTCGCATCCATCAACACTGCCTACACTCGACGGCTGCTGGCGAACAACGCATCGCGCCCATCAGTGGCGTCACTCCCGCGGTCGTGGCTGATGTACGGTTCGCCGCACGAGATGCTTACGCTGCACAGCGTCGCTCGCACCACCCACGACGTCAGGTTCGTGGAAAACTTTGATCAGCTGCGGGTATACGACAGGCTGGACCGGGAGATTGCCGCCGAGAGCAGCTTCGATGCGGAACGCTACCTGAACACCATCAACCACAACAtcttcttctctccgtctcAACAGGAGGACCTGCGCCGCAACCGAGACGTCTTCGTCGCTGAGGATGACCACAAGCACTGGCTGGACACGCAGCGGGTGCTGCATCTTATTCCCGTCCCTTTCCCCAAGTCATGGCACACGGcgaacgacgacggcagcaacgtGCACGATGGAACGTCGACGGACCTGTCAGGGCTGTTATGGTCTACGGTACTAGAGCTGGGCGACTACTGGACGCGTAAAGAATGA
- a CDS encoding dipeptidyl-peptidase III, putative: MSHNALYTTPRAVPYCTLAIANAFKDLTPKQRHYAHHMMAAGWCGAPVVAEQVSPESLPLLRFFFQVLSAQPLDTFKANSVNAGVDPDEVNQFLEYFAMVYSNMGNYLSFGDTKFVPSIPKERFAKIVASADGSPAVDAQLLDAIYNLDDDKLTLDFPPKGLTRYYSPNVTREDAAVANDFLASKKMDGVNTRVFKEEDGTLVIRVAAATERTVPAEKFNGRTIAIYYGDYKEEMARVVAELRKAQPYAENETEVRMLNHYIEHFQYGDVDVHKESQKEWVKDVGPTVETNIGFIESYRDPSGVRAEWEGFVAVVNKEQSKMYGALVAQGEKFVAELPWGKAFEKDVFSSPDFTSLDVLGFASSGIPAGINIPNYDDIRQTVGFKNVYLSNVVSAITFKDKLNYITEADWELYKASILTATSVNVGIHELLGHGTGKLLSENSDGTFNFDEKTVDPISGKPVATWYKPGDTYSSVFGGLGSSYEECRAEAVSLYLCLLPDLLEIFNLQTTKEQQDVIYVCWLNMVRAGLVGLEFYTPEKQQWRQAHMRARFCILQALARAPNPIVQITENAKEGVLITLDRERIATDGRQAIGDLLVNLNVNKATADAKRGSAYFENMTVVSDQYVHYRDIIMARRKPRKQYVQPHTFISGDTVEVREFAGSVEGVVESFVTRHREIPL, translated from the coding sequence ATGTCGCACAACGCGCTTTACACTACCCCTCGTGCGGTACCGTACTGCACCCTGGCCATCGCCAACGCCTTCAAGGACCTGACCCCGAAGCAGCGTCACTACGCCCATCACATGATGGCGGCGGGGTGGTGCGGCGCCCCGGTGGTGGCTGAGCAGGTGAGTCCCGAGtctctgccgctcctgcgTTTCTTCTTCCAGGTGCTCagtgcgcagccgctggaCACCTTCAAGGCGAACAGCGTcaacgccggcgtcgacCCCGATGAGGTGAACCAGTTCCTGGAATACTTCGCGATGGTCTACTCGAACATGGGCAACTACCTCTCCTTCGGCGACACCAAGTTCGTCCCATCGATTCCGAAGGAACGCTTTGCGAAGATCGTGGCGAGCGCGGACGGGTCTCCGGCGGtggatgcgcagctgctggacgccATCTACAACCTGGACGACGACAAGCTGACGCTGGACTTCCCTCCCAAAGGGCTTACGCGGTACTACAGCCCAAACGTCACCCGcgaagacgccgctgtcgcgaACGACTTCCTGGCGTCGAAAAAGATGGACGGCGTCAACACACGCGTGTTCAAGGAGGAAGACGGCACCCTCGTCAtccgcgtcgcggcggcgaccgagaggacggtgccggcggagAAGTTCAACGGACGCACCATTGCAATTTACTATGGCGACTACAAGGAGGAGATGGcccgcgtcgtcgcggagctgcgcaaggcgCAGCCGTACGCGGAGAACGAGACGGAGGTGCGTATGTTGAACCACTACATCGAGCACTTCCAGTATGGCGACGTGGACGTGCACAAGGAGAGCCAAAAGGAGTGGGTGAAGGATGTGGGGCCGACGGTGGAGACGAACATCGGCTTCATCGAGTCGTACCGCGACCCCtccggcgtgcgtgcggagTGGGAAGGCttcgtggcggtggtgaacAAGGAGCAGTCGAAGATGTACGGCGCACTGGTGGCACAGGGCGAGAAGTTCGTTGCTGAGCTGCCGTGGGGCAAGGCGTTCGAGAAGGACGTCTTCTCCAGCCCGGACTTCACCAGCCTTGACGTCCTGGGCTTCGCGAGCAGTGGCATTCCGGCTGGCATCAACATCCCCAACTACGACGACATTCGCCAGACCGTTGGCTTCAAGAACGTGTACCTGTCCAACGTGGTGAGCGCGATAACCTTCAAGGACAAGCTCAACTACATCACAGAGGCGGACTGGGAGCTGTACAAGGCGAGCATTCTCACCGCGACCTCGGTGAACGTCGGCATTCACGAGCTGCTGGGCCACGGCACAGGCAAGCTGCTGTCGGAGAACAGCGACGGCACCTTCAATTTTGACGAGAAAACGGTGGACCCAATCAGCGGCAAGCCCGTTGCCACGTGGTACAAGCCCGGCGACACGTATTCGAGCGTGTTTGGCGGTCTTGGCAGCTCGTACGAGGAATGCCGCGCTGAGGCGGTATCGCTGTACCTCTGCTTGCTGCCAGACCTGCTGGAGATCTTCAACCTCCAGACAACGAAAGAGCAGCAGGACGTCATCTATGTCTGCTGGCTGAACATGGTGCGCGCCGGCCTGGTCGGGCTCGAGTTCTACACCccggagaagcagcagtggcgccagGCTCACATGCGGGCACGTTTCTGCATTCTccaggcgctggcgcgtgCACCGAACCCGATTGTGCAGATCACCGAGAACGCCAAGGAGGGCGTCCTCATCACACTCGACCGCGAGCGCATCGCCACAGACGGGCGCCAGGCGATTGGGGACCTGCTCGTGAACCTCAATGTTAACAAGGCGACGGCCGACGcgaagcgcggcagcgcctaCTTTGAGAACATGACGGTCGTGAGCGACCAGTACGTGCACTACCGCGACATCATCATGGCGCGCCGCAAGCCGCGCAAGCAGTACGTCCAGCCGCACACCTTCATCAGCGGGGATACGGTGGAGGTGCGGGAGTTTGCCGGATCGGTAGAAGGGGTCGTGGAATCCTTCGTTACCCGGCACCGCGAGATCCCGCTGTAG